The Amblyomma americanum isolate KBUSLIRL-KWMA chromosome 2, ASM5285725v1, whole genome shotgun sequence genome contains the following window.
AGCATGCGGTACATGTTCTCCGACAGCTTCCGGCCTAGCAGTAAATCATGGTTCCTCAGAATGGCGAGACGCTTGCTGCTCGCAGTGCAGACATTTGGATGGCTCTTATGTCATGCAGAGTTCTCCTGTTCGTTTATGTTAATTTCTTTATGAAGACAACGTTCGGCATGCCGCCAGCGCCCTAGGAGAATTCACTTCCTGAGTAAAAGAAGCAGGAGCAGTGATGCCAGGCAGTCTTGTGAGTTTCTTTCAATATAAAAATTAGTCCTTTGTACATCCTTTGATCGATTCGCCCAAGTGTTACTGCCTTCTTGAAACGCAATTCGATATTATTAATTCTTGACAAGCTTACCAATCCAGTACTCTCCAGATGGGTCACCAAACCCGTTTGCGTATTCGGTCCAGTTCCGGTAGAAGTGGTACACGCTGTTTCCAAACTGCCCTCGCTTTTGGAAGAcctggaaccagataaaaccaaTTAGACTGGCTGAGATATACACTGTGCACAATGTATTCCACACAGCTCCTAAGGCAGGCAGTGCCGCTGCCGTGAAAACAAAGCGTCCTTACTCAGCCACGTGGTCACAGTGGTGCATTTGGGGAACACGCTGACAAATTGCTGTTATGATGAATCAAGCCCAGGCCACCCATGCAGCCAGTTTCGTACATGTCGTCAAGTGCCCAGAAATTTCAATTAAAATAACAGGCAGTAGAAGGCATTGTTTTACGTTTGGAAGATTGCACAGATGTGGATAATACCATGACTGGTGGAAACAGGTGGTAAACACCAGAGTTTAAGAAATGAGCCTCACCGTCCAACCGCCGCCGTCTGTGTCCATATCGCAGTACACGCTCTGTCCCGACGGGCCCGCCGCCTTGTGGAACACGGTGTAGACGCCACTCTTGCGTTGACCGGCATGTAGCAGGTCAGTACAGTGCCGAGGCTGAATGCTGTCTGAAAGAGGTTGCAACCAAACAAGGCAGTTAAACTGAAATCTTAGAAAATTACGTTTAACTTTTCGTATAAAGGTTAAAACGCTTGAATGATATCAATGTAGGGAATAATCAACCCTCAGATTTAGATAGGTAACTGTGGAAATCTGTGCTGCAAAGCTGCTTTTGTAACCATTTTGATTTGATAAAATGGATTCAGCAGATTTCGTTCCGTTGACTGCTTTTGACCAGTTTGCCATATCACTTTCTGCGGAGTCAAATTCTCGTCGGTATAATTCCTTTGCTATTCATTCCACTTCTAGGGATTGCGTCAGCAAAAGTGGAGGGTAGGAATTGGTTCCCTGCAGTTCTATTTTAACCGGCCAGTTTAGTAAAATGGTAAAAGATGAATTATCTTTCTGCTGACGTTGGCTTTTTATATTGGTTTcgctttcttcttgatttcgTTCTCTGAATTCTTTCGAACGGTTTCTGAAGCCCAGCGGCATCAGAGGCTTGCTACTGAGACACAAAATTACGGGTTCTAACAGGACCTCATTATTAGAATCAACTCATTATTATTATCAGTTATTACTTCGTGTTGTCCCTCAGATTTACGTCTACGTTGTAAATAATTTTGTTATGCTCTTATTGTGGCTAACGTAAGCAACGCAACTGCTTTTAAGGCTGGTATCCTTCTAACATTAAATATTTTGTTCATTctcaacgaaagaaaaaaatcgcCTGTATCTTAGCTTAATGTGGGCAGATGGGAACTGACAGACGCCAGACGGGAAGTGTTTCTAGAAATGAACTTAACCTTACATAATTCTAGAAGTAAAATGCGCAAAGTTTTACATGTTTCTGTCGATTTACATCTTTTCTTTGCGCTCTTTCTATGTTATGCTACATTTTATTAACACTGTTTTTGAACCTGCGACAAAAAATAACATTCGACCGATGAATTGCGTTCGAAAACGGGACAATAACATTTATCAGCTGTCGCCTACTTCTCTTACTGAAGAAGGTGCTACATCTTGCAGATAAAGTCATGGCGGTGGTGGGGCGGGAAAAATATGGCTTCTTGAAAGCTTTCTACCGCTATCGTACACGTCTTGCATAAACAATAACCACCGATTTGACACTGGCATCCAGAAAGCGAAAGCATGGACAAATTCAATTACACAGTTGTGTTCATAATATTAACATCATTTCTTGTGGTAATCTTTCTTCTCTTCCATGGAATCGTTACATTTATGCACGTGCTCGTTCTAATAGTGCTGTCGTGAAGAAGGCGCATTAGACAACATGGATTCTGTATGAAAGCCATCTCTCGTCGTCCGAAGGCTCGTTTACATTTGTATTTCTGAAAAATGTCAAGAGATCTAACACAGGTCTTGATACTCGTGTTGTAAATTAAACGCTCAGTAAGAGTAAAACAACGCTTACTCTTAATGTCTCCAAGTAACTGTGCCAGCTCCCGCACGCGCTCCTGGGCTTGCTCGATGGACGGTCTTGTCACAGCAGCTGACCTCACAGCAACGGCTGTGGCGCCAAACACCACGTAGAGGATGACCAGCCAGCGTTCCATGGTGAGGGCTGTACGACCACGGTGCGTGTTTTTGTAGACTGTAAGAAATAACGGTTCACGTTGTAATTTAGAGTCTATTAACGGTATTTTATCATTTTTTGTGGACTCTACTGGTGGCAAATGTCgcgctcatgttttttttttcagctatatCGCAAAGAAGTTAGCACACCACAAATTGTCAACGCAAGAAAATTGAGATTCGCTGTGCGATCACGCATTTGTCAAGAAAGGCTCCACAATGAGGGCGTCATCGCTGCTGTTAGGGTGAAATTCTCTGGCACAAACGTGAAACGgctgctaatttttttctttgggtGTTAAGCCAAAACAACTACTCTGGCCTCCATTTTGTAGCCAGCTCCACGCAACGCAGGATTTACACCTTAAATTTCCGCCGTCCGTACGACGTAATTCCTCTGCTGTCAGCCGAAAACTCATTGCACGTAGAATATGTCATACTGCTTAAGAGGACATGTGGCTTTCAGAAACAATTTTTTGTACTTTTGTGTACTTAGAGATAAATTTTTGAGCGCATTATAAAGACATTTTACCATTCTCACAAAATTTTGCAATCATATCTCTAGAAAATGTTATTTAATACCTTCTTTTTATTTGGAGCTTGTGAAAAGACTGAAAAGTTGGGAAAAGTGGCATTGCGTTGGTTGAACATTTATTGTGTTCCTACTGGCGCGCTACAGGGCAAGACAttcttacaatttttttttttttgcgcgaagcAGAAATTTTTTCGAATTTTTGTCTTACAGTGTTGTTGTGAAAAGAAAGGTGTATGAACAACAAAAATCACCGATTAATAAAAAGAATGCCTTGACCTGCAATATGTTCCTAAATGTGCAACAAACGAACGGGGTCAAAACTGATAAACCAGTCGTGATGTAATGTGCTCCACCAAGTATCATCTGGCTAGAAAATCGTAACGGGAAACAAAGCGCCCTTTGATCGCGCGTTTCCCCGCATTGCACAGCCATCACGGGTCACGAAACACTTTTTGTAGAGTACTTCCCAGCCGATTTCAAGAATTAATCTTCACGACAACGTAAAAAAGGAGGCATGCAAGCGAATACCAAAATTACCTAAATTTATTTCATTGATTTCAAGGATTTCAAAGCTGAAGTTAACATATTACGTAAAGATGTCCGGAGAGTAATGTTTATATACTCCAGTTCACAGCGCGCAACTGCAAAACCCAAAGGTAGTAAAACACAGCAACACTGGTCTCCATAGTGCAAAGATAAATAATCACGTCTTCAGTTTTACGTGTTTTGCTCAAAATTGATTCGAATGATGGCGCATTACCAATTAGAATATTTCCAAAAATGTTTGCACGTTTGACAAATAAATCAGCTTATGAATAAAAAGCTAACGAAATAACATCCAAAACCATTACATCGGCTTACGTTAAAGAGTAGAGTGTTTCGGAGGACCGAATAAACTCTGCGTCAGCATCAACAGCCTGAGTGGCTTGTTTATATCCGTTCCCCAGGGATGAAAGCTATTGAAGCAGAGAAGTGTGCGCCTAGTGTGTGGGTTTGACTAAGGTTCAACTAATTTCTCGAGCACATTTCTCAAATATCAACCGCTTTCCTCAAGTGCCACAATTGAACAactagaaaaaaaacacaaaatggcTGTTTTTTGTATTAATTTTGCGCGCAAATAGCGCTGCTTGCAATCAGTGTAAGCGGGCTGCCGACCTGAAGTTTCTGCGGTTTGGAAAAAGTTATTGATTAAAATTTTAACAATGGTGCATTCTATTCAAGCCAGATTTTTGTTTTATCCAACGCACTGTTCTCGCTATTCAGAACTGAAATGACTGACTCCAGGAAACTCTGTAGCAGTAACATTTGTATGTTTACAAAGCTAATTACCAATATCCGGAATTCTGAAGCAAACACTCACTACAAAATAAAGTTCTTAATCGTGGTCTCGTGTCAACAAGTATGCTCCTTTGAATTCTCTTTCAAGAACGCTGTAACATCGCCCTGCAATTCTTACTGCGGATCTTGACAAAGTTGATTCTGTGAAATACTTTTATCCTATCTTACCGACTCTGAGATATTCCATTGCATTCATAAATATGAGCAGGAATTCAAAAGCCCTTTGAGTAAGCTACTCACTCACGCATATTTGCACGCTGGTAACTATAAAAACTGAACATCCCGACAACAAAAGGCCTTTAGGTTTGTGCGTTATCAATGTCGCAGGCAGCGTTGAATAATTGATTATCGCATTGTGCTCGCATTTCCAGGCAGTACACAGTCATGATTGCAGCGCGGTATTAAGAAAGCCTCTAGAGCACACTCTTCAACCGTACCATGCTCGAGCAGACCAGTTTTCGATGGAAGCTGACAGCTTGCTTTGCTAATCGCAAACTGGCGCATTAGAAAGACGACAGAATCTTCCGAAGGTCAGCTTACTTGAACTGACTTGGGAACGGTAGACTTCGTCCTTTAACACGACGAGACGTGCCCTCGACCGCGTAGCAGAGTCCGAAATGGAAGCCGGGAGCATCCGTCGAGCTTTTATACGCTCGCTTCCTGTCAGAGAAAGCGCTGAGGCAGCAGGGGAAGCACCCGCATTTCGCCATTCTCTGAGGGAAAACACTATCTTTCACTATCTCTGCACGCGGCAAGTGAAATCTTGTCTCTGTTTCTTCCTGTGGAGCAAACACTCACCTTACCCACGACTCAGTTTCGCGCGAAGCCGGTGAAACTAGACGCGGAGGTAGACGTTGCATTTTGATACGGCAAGGTTACGAGGCATTGGGCAACAATAAATCGCGCACGTGCCCGTCAGGCGACACTCTGTCCCATAAGCACAGGCgactttctcttttcttctcttattTTGTCTTTCATAATCGCTCTTTTTTCATTCTAACTTCACCGCCTTTAATCTTTCTGGGTTTTTCGTTTGTCAAAGCTGCGTGACGCCTTCAAGACCTGACACCCCACCGTGAAGAGACCGGCCGTAGATAGGCGGATACGGCCGACGCTGAATGCGCTCTCTTGCTTCCTCGCTTTTCTCGCCCTCTGCAACTGTAAACCGGACTATCTCGCTGCTTCTGCCCGACTACATGGGCAAGCAGTGTTTTGGCGCGTATCTCGGCGGGCTCTTCGTCTTCGCGAACGAGCTGTCCGGAAAATCCGGGTCGTTAAGGCGCGACGGGTATGATACACGAGGACGAACGCAAAGCGAGAGAGGGGGAGGCAAGAGCGAGGAAGGCACAAGCTTGTCTTGTCACCTTGGACGTTGCGTGCCGCGGCGACCTTCTTCGGGGTCATCAGCCTAATGACTGGCTCCACGTGACGGCTATCGTTCTTTTCTAAGGGTTTAGCGCCTTTTGAAATTCTGCTTTCGAGAAAGAAGGATGAGAGCTCTACAGCGGGAGCAAAAGAGCAGCGTTCTGCGGTTCCGACGTTTTGAGGGACGTTTTTTCTCCTCCTGATGGGCTTGCTATGACATTACGAGATACTTTACCAAAAATAATAACTTATTGGATTAAGTTGTCACTTTAACTGCTTCTCGGGTGAGTAGTGATGCGTCTTTACAGCAGACAGAAACAATGTCCACGTTATGGCGGAGTCCATAGATTTGTAACACTATCTTTTGGCTGCCAGCATAGCGGAGCCGTACAAAGCAATGCCCATAACCCGGGACCTTTTGGTATGAGGGTTCTAACGCGCTCTGCAGCCCTTCAGAACCGAAATCATGCTCTACAAGCCGTTGTATTTAGAGGGCATAAGTCCGTCACCAATGGCAAGGGATGCAGGACAAACAATAGCGCGACAGTAAAATATCTGAAGACGAATAATGAAACATTGCGCTATAGAGTGACGTAACGCATTGTTATAGGAACCAATGTTACCTCCCCGAGATGAGTGGTTGATGTCAGCCACACTTGCAGAGCTTCACTGTACCAAAGAAGCGATTGGGTAACCTTCCACTAGGCAGCTAGATGACTTGTCACATTTGCGGACTCTAATGCAGTTTTAAAAAGCCTTTGTAGCACGTTCCAAGCACGTAATTGTGAACCAGTGTCCCGTCACACTTCATACTTCACACTTGCCTAGTGTTTCTGGCCTCATATGTACTCTGAACGGCAGTATccacttcataatttttttttatgttaacaCTGGGAAAAGAAAAATCCTTCCTTAATTTTAAATGAAAATGCATTTTTCTGCGCATGCGAAAAGGATTATGTCATGTACATGACCTGGAACGCGTGCCCTTCCTTGTACTCTCATCCTCTTCATCTCAGAAAGTAATTTGCACATAAAAGCTACAAAGTACGCATGAAATTCATAACATGTAAATATACACTGTGCGTTTTAAGAGTACTAAAAATAAATTTGCGAATGCCAGTGAATTTATTTTGAACACATCAGTACGCAGACTATGAGGACTATTTCGATGCAGCCAAGAGTGTCTGGCTGAATTCATTGCGCAAGAAGAGTTTGAGCTTTCACAGTGTTGAACACTAAGATTTTATTCTAAATTCAGTACGTACATAGCCTCTGGAGCGAGCTCTTCGTTCAGCTGTTTAGCGCCACCTTCGTTCTGACAACCTCGCCACTGTCGTCGCCTTCACCGTCTTTAGCATAATAGTACCACCATCTGACCACTCCACTAAGATAGTGAGTTCCCTCTCTAGTGAACGCACAAAATAGAACGCTAATTTTTATGGTCGCCAAATTTAGTGAACTCCCGGAAGCAATCATCTGCTCCATAAATAGACGTGCCCGGCAGTCTGGCGGCTATTTTTGTGATCGCGAAAACTTTGTCGCAAATCCATACAGTGGGTGATGTCAAATACACTACTAGCAGTGCCAACTTTCCTTgattttttggaaaaaaaaagtgctaaaGAAAGAAGTATGTATCTTTGCCATTTTGCCTCTTCAGAAATACGAACGGCTTTCCAAGGAAACTATTTTCTAAAGATTAATTTTCCAACCCCTTCCTCCACCAGTTTAATATCGGCGTCTGCTGTCTGGGATCTAAAAAATGACAGCCGATCGCTAGCTCTGCTACAAACTTCTGTGCCAACCAGTGGAGATCAGGCGAACGAAGGCAAAGGGCAAGTAATGCTAGCAGAGTGCAGACCCTGTAATTGCTTTAACGGCACTGAAGCTGAGATGCCAAGAAATTTAGTACAGCAGATTTGGCACAATGTTACGGGCACATCTTGCCCCAGAATACGACAGGCTCCTGCGATCCTTTGCAAGGCTTTGAGGGGAGTATTGTACTGTTCATTTGAAGACATCGAAGCGGTAAGCCACGCTGATTTTCCGCTGCTATGCATCGAGCGGGACCTTAACTGTTTTCTATTAAACAGCCGTTTGGCGTATACTGTCCGCCTTTCAAGATGCATGGCGCACTTCCATCGTGCGTACGCGTAAGATAAACTTCAACCTATATAAGATAATTACACTTCATCCTAAACATGCAGGCTGTCAGTTCACTATCGGTATAACTAGTTATTTGTAGTAATATGGTAACGAAACGGTTTTGCCGCGAGAGAAGGCAAGGAGAAAGAGTGAAACAGAAAGGAAACACGAGAATACGCCTCCTGTTTAGTGCTTTTTTCTAATATATTCGTACTTGCTAGGCCGTTACGAAAATTACAACACAACTCTTGCATCACCGTTTGTTCACATTTCAAGTAGCACAAGCGATATAGCAGTACGTTCCACACCGACCGCTATGAATGAGGGTGGCGcaggtgagcactctcaaggttaagtcatactcaacaattctgaacaaaagcatttttgagcgaggAAGTTtatgaatgaattttttttcatatattgtaaaatttcaATATAACAATCAATCAATATATATCCGCCGACCGCGTGAGGTAGTCTTGATTTTTTTTGGTATCAGCATTTGTGCTGTCATCAGAAGCGTTCCCCATTACTTCTCTAGGGCACTCTTAGGAGCTCGATGCGATTGGTGAAAACACGTTAGCAGAAACGCACTGTTGcacatcagaataatgaaccattaccttcaataataACATAATAGCATCTTACAAGtttttaatattcaaaatttttgtccgagtaTGTTAGACATGTAAACCGTAGAAGGATAGACAGCCGACAGCATAGCTCAGTAGAGCGCCATGAGTTGAGATTTCCctggcagcatgtggttgtcttttctTCTAAATACTTCCTAAGCCATAATTCTTCAGGTTAGAATGATCACACTAATTATTACCCATTCatcaacagcaaaaacaaacacacaaaacatTGCGTGACGTTTTCCATGGCTTCGCTGACTGTTGGCATTCTTCATACCCGTGAATGAGAGGCGTTCAACTGACCGGAGTCGCTTGAAGATCTGCATGCATTTCCACTATTACAAATGAATTGCTGTGGTCAAAAACTCGAAGTTGAAAAAATATTCTACGCACCGCAGACTCctgatgccaaaaaaaaaagcaagctatttttttttaacatcCGCCTCACATACGGGAGGTGCGGTGTTGGATCTCCAGTGTCGCCGGGTGCTGATACAAtgagtgcaagctttcccctggcattGTGCTtgacttatttagggtgaaatgcttgggaaatgggtcttttaccccaccttgagtatGATCCTTCTTTCGAAGAGAGAACTTCACAGTATCACTGCTATATTCGGTAAGTCTTGTTTTTCCGGATGTTTGAGTTTGcgataaaaaaaatggctacaagtgggcttttaccgcacaaggcggatttagggttcggcggcggaacgaatcactggcccgcCAACGCAGCAGTTCGGTAAAGACCCTTTTCTCAAGTATttcaccctagaagagccgagcactaggccgggagAAAACCCGTATTCAtaagaaaaccggtgggtaccctgcagcactgaggatcgaacccaaCATCTCacgaatgcgaggtggatgctccatcacaaggccaccgcttcggtcgaGATGCTTTCAGTCTGCCAAAGAGTTCCCTCGCAGCCGTACACGGAGTAGGCCAGAGCCGGACCACTTCCCAAGAGCGACTCCCTATAATGATGGATCCCCACACCAGAGACTTCTCTTGTACCAGTTTAGGTTTGGCCATCCTAGGGCTTGAAAGCCCTCCCAACAAGCGTGGCGGACTCGTCCACTACTGCCTCCTCGTTGGTCGTGTGTGGGTCCAACCAAGGGCTTTCGGAtaggcggggtcgctactccccgtggtgTGCGTCTGTGTTGCACACCTGTGCCAGACGCCGAAGCGCCCTCGACTTCGGGTAGTCTCTTCGTGCCGTGCTCGAAGCCAGAGCCCGATTCTTCCAACTTTTTTAAGCGTCTTGGAtttgacgccggccctggtgGTCAGTCAGGACCTACTGCCTACGTACCGGGAAGcgcgagtgtgggcttcatctCTCACCCCTATGGTCACACAGTCGTACTACTCACAGACTCTCAAAGGACGCAAGCGCCAGTTGAGCTTTCGCTTCGCCCTCATTCTATTAGCCTACTGAGACGCCCATAGGCCTCAGCGTTTCCAAGAGATGGCCCTGGTTTCCCGGAGCAGGAACGAGGGCATGGCTCAAGCAGCACTCCCGAGTGATCTAAGGGCTCGGGTTACACAGTGACCCCCCTACCCCCGACGACTTTAGACAGAGGATTTATCTGCAACGAATGTGTTTGAGACAGCCGCTGCAGCCTATTCCTAGGTTGCCACGGCGTATGAACTCTCTCTATTCGGGTCCCGCGAAGGGTCATCACCTGCCCTTTGCAGGATCATCATTACGGTCGCCTCCTATTGACTGGATTACACGAGCGCGCAACTACTCCCAGCGTTATATCTACAGCCTTCATCGCCAAAACCAGCACCCCGCTAGGCTACAGGAGGACGCTACCCCTCGCAGTGATAACCGTCATGGAAGCAAACTTATAGTACTGTTCAACCCCGGTCACAGACTTAGACTGTGCCCAGGTAGCCGACCCTACGGTGAACAGCCGACAACTGCGCAAAAGTCAGTCCAGCCCATCATCGGTGACACTGCTAACGTTCTGGTTGGGGCCGCGGTTCACCACTCCCAACAACCGTTAAACCCGAGGCGCCATACCCCACTTAGAGAGCTCAGATTAGCCCTATTTTCAATAGGGTCGCTGCGGGTAGAGTTTACCAGTGTTCTTGGGAACGCAATCTCAGCCAGCCTTCGGCTTGCTTAACGGGCTCACGCCAACCGAACCCGGCAGAAGGAAGAGAGAACTTATGCAACACAATCTCCATCTCCCCAAGCTTTGATTTTTTTCCCCGTACTCTGAAGGTGAAGTCGCATCCTGTAATGTGCATGTGCTTGGCTTGTGTGGGGTAGTATTCTAAAACTGGAGATATAAAATTGCACTCCAAGCGAAACCTGCAAACCTACCTTCGGGATCAGTGAACTATCCAGAGGCAAGTATTTGCTTAGCATTGTTTTGAGCTTATGCTGCTAAATACTTCCCTCTTGCGTCCTTTACatccgtctctctctctccctctcgcgTCCTCTCTCTTCTTTCTGATGTCTTTTGttgtttctgttttgttttttttttcctagcttcGTTGTGCTCTCCAGGGGCACCCTGAAATATAGGCACATCTGGGTAGTGTACATGTCTATTATTTTCTTGCCTTTTGTGGACCCTTTTTGTCTATTTTGCTTATTATGCTTACAGTCGGGGCTTGATGCCTAAAACCTTCCTTTATCTTGCGAAGTCCTGTAGAAGTCTTGAAAGTGCCTTTGCTCTCTATTCAGTGCACGAGTAAAAACGAGACCATGGTTTCTATCAACTGTCAGGGCTCTCAGGCAAGCTTTCCAGCGCAGGGTCATATGTTATATCATTTTTCGCATTCTTTCCTTTGTTGTAGCCATCCGGTAGACGGTAACTATACTCCGCTATATCTACAAATCAAAATGGCAATCTGCTTCTTGTGATGTAGAGATTTTCTAACAGCGGTGGCACAGGCAAAGGGCATAAGGAGCCAATAGTAGGGCTCTTAGAACAGCAAGGAGAAACGCGTCATTTACCTATATCCTAGGGGGCGAGAaatgtcagtgctctttgttgtcgCATACGGGCCTAACTGTAATCTTGTGACGCCACCCTGTTCAGCTCTTTTTAGGCTTCCGCTAAGTCTCCTGACTTTTGGCCCGTGCTCTGGGTTCTCACAGGGTTTTATCAATCTCTCAGATGTGTGTTATCTCTAATTGTAAAACAATTTTGGATAGTTGATTATTGTAAACATAGACCACCTTTACACCTTAAAATCTTCGAGAGGACCCTACTTTTCAGCGAATGGGAAAGAACGCAGAATGTCAATGTCTACAGAGGTCATATGTACGTAGCCTATTCCGCGTTGCCAAAGTTACCGGCGACGCTTTCCAATAGTCTCAACAGCACTGAAGGAAATCTGGGTGACACCAATACAGTTTATCGGGGTACGTTCTACTGTGTATTCAGCGTATCTGAGCCCGTTACTACCATGCTTAAGAAACCTTTTGCTGTCTTGACTGTGGAAGGGGTGTAAACATTCCGACGgcgtttaaagggacactgaggagaactcagATCAGacttttttcgttagcaaaatcttatagttcggcatttcatagctttgttgccgcttgtccgggagcgaaagatgcatttattttaaagaaatttggattcgaatttgaagaagtttttcccgccgcGCCGATTCAAGcccgagaactcttatgacgtcccggagaactcttatgacgtcgtaggacggagtgatgtgaaacgtgacgtaaacgcagactccgtgatttctggtgagtagcggtgcggtctagcagctaccgaaatgaaagctaccgccgccgcacgttgaaggcatctatcgggggtcgctgccgTCACTTCGTTCACgattgcaccggcgtcttgccagtgttacgatggatcccgtccCCGAGCACGACGACGTAGttttcgcaaaaactccggcctgcatttcagcgacctcagccccacagagcgtgcgatgcttttgagggagcacggttaggttaggcgccggcgggtcttttccctcttcctcagtgagcagccgttgcaaactaaatatcataaccccagtgcggggagtcgcgaggggccaggacaaggtcggcgtgttgcacccatcggaggctggccggggctttggggccaacggactgtaattccttgaacggcgcggaagGGCCAAGTTACTTATTTatctttttgccacaaaaaacgggtgggtgctcaagggcggtcgcgtttaaagttggcggcttgaaactaaagcctgCGCACGCCGcctcaacggcttccgctagatgcaacgggtccactggatcgggctctcacgcccacttgcatgtgccttcagatgtgtactgtgaatggattaaattagccgagagctcgaaaagaacagctccgcccaactgcagAAGCtgttgaattacgtcacaacgcgcaccttaccGCGGTAGCCGAATCAGTctcgccgggccggcggcggctggcgcactcggcgcgaaatagagacacgttcgaagtctccgccagtgcggtccgagtgcaccgaagccgccgaacgagtcggcggtcaagcgtagttggagtatagagggtgtcgctttggccgacgtgacgtcgccgtgcagcgcgcgcgcgcgtgttacgccggagcataaacgcgccttaacagagccttcgcttaaccgctaaccaacgtattcggtggcggcatctatggg
Protein-coding sequences here:
- the LOC144121550 gene encoding techylectin-5A-like isoform X1; the encoded protein is MLPASISDSATRSRARLVVLKDEVYRSQVSSIYKNTHRGRTALTMERWLVILYVVFGATAVAVRSAAVTRPSIEQAQERVRELAQLLGDIKNSIQPRHCTDLLHAGQRKSGVYTVFHKAAGPSGQSVYCDMDTDGGGWTVFQKRGQFGNSVYHFYRNWTEYANGFGDPSGEYWIGNHALHALTSGDEEMNFRVVLSNSTEDSVSVDYESIRVDNEDAFFKLHVGKHLGPEGWDSMVHANGFNFSTFERDNDSGPANCAVMYRGGWWYSQCHAANLNGLNLNGPHDSYADGIDWSVRGGSTVRLYHYSYPEVRMMIRPAGSLLDRRSNIQAPSAV